AACCCTCGTGGGTTGAAAGCGGATGATGGCGGCGCAGACGCGCGGCCGCTCCCGCCCCTCCCACCGCGCCGCATGCCAGGCGGGCGCCGCGTGTTGCACCGCCGCGCCCGGCGCCGTACGATTCCCGAAGGCCGCGGAACCCTTCCGCCGCCCCGTCTCCGAACATCCGCCGCCCGCGCACGTGAAGATCGCACACCTGGCCGACCTGCACCTCGGTTTCCGCGCCTACCACCGCGTTACCCCGCGCGGCGTGAACGTGCGCGAGGCCGACGTGGCCGACGCGTTCCGCCGCGCCGTCGCGCGCGTGGTGGACCTGCGGCCCGACCTGGTGCTGGTGGCGGGCGACGTCTTCCACACCGTGCGCCCCTCCAACACCGCCATCGCCGACGCCTTCCGGCAGCTGTGCGTGCTCACCGAGAGCCTGCCCGGCGTGCCCGTGGTGATGATCGCGGGCAACCACGATTCGCCGCGCTCGTCCGACACGGGCAACATCCTCGCCCTCTTCCGCGAGATCGACGGCGTCACGGTCGTGGCGGAGGACTGCCGGCCCGTGCATCTGCCATCCATCGACACCGCCGTGCTGTGCATGCCGCACAACTCGCTGGCGACGGAAGATGTGGTGACGATGCAGCCCGACCCGGCCGCGAAGCACAACGTGCTGATGCTGCACGGCACGGTGGGCGGCAAGGTGGCGGAGGAGAAGATCCGCTACGTCAGCGAGTACGGCGGCGCGATCGTGGAGGACACGGCCATCGGGCCGGAGCGGTGGGACTACGTGGCGCTCGGCCATTACCACATCGCCACGGACCTGGCGCCGAACATGTGGTACGCCGGCGCCATCGAGCGCACGTCCACCAACATCTGGCAGGAGCAGGGCGAGAAGGGCTTCCTCCTCTTCGACACGCAGACGAAGCGGGCGGATTTCCATCCCGTCGAGACGCGCGCGGTGGTGGACCTGCCCCGCATCTCCGCCCGCGGTATGACGGCGGCGGAGGTGGACGAGGGCATCCGCGCGGCCGTCGAGCGCGTTCCGGGCGGCATCGGGGCGAAGATCGTCCGCCTGGTCGTGGCCGACATGCCGCGCCACGTGGTGCGCGAGCTGAACCACAAGCGCATCCGCGAGTGGAAGGCCGAGGCGCTGCACTTCCACCTGGACGTGCGCCCGCCCGAAGTGCGCCGCCGCGCCGCGTCTGGCGCCCCGGTGCGCAGGCAGACGCTGGCGGAGCAGGTGGCGGGCTTCCTGGAGAGCCACTGGACGCCGACCGCCGCGGGCATCGAGCGCGAGCGGCTGGTCGCTCTGGGCACCGAGTACGTCCGCCGCGCCGAGGAGGGCTGACGCATGCGCCTCATCTCGCTGCGCTTGCGCAACTTCCGCCAGCACGCCGACACCCGTATCGAGTTCCGGCCGGGGCTGACCGGCATCATCGGTCCCAACGGCGCGGGCAAGTCCACCATCCTCGAAGCGATCGCCTGGTCCATCTACGGCTCGGCGGCGGCACGAGGGACGAACGACACCATCCGGTTCGCCCGCGCCGGCAACAGGGCGCGCGTGGAGGTGGAGCTGGAGTTCGCGCTTGGGGGCCACGAGTACCGCGTGGTCCGCACGCTCTCCAATGCCGAGGTCTTCCTGGACGGCGGGCTCGCTCCCGTCGCGACGACGCTGGGGGGATCGACTGCGTTCCTCCAGCAGCGGCTGGGGATGAGCCGCGAGGAGTTCTTCAACACCTACTTCACCGGGCAGAAGGAGCTCGCCTTCCTGGCCACCATGGGTGGCACGGAGCGCGGGCGCTTCCTGTCGCAGGTGCTTGGATACGAGCGGCTGCGGCGGGCGCAGGACCTGGCGCGGGCGCGGCGCAGCGAGCTTCGCAGCGAGATCAAAGGCCTGCGGGCGGCGCTGGGCGACATCGAAGTCCTGGTGACCGAGCGGCTGGCGGCGGAACGGCGGGTGGGAGATGCGCTCGCGGCGATGAAGGCCGCCACCGCCGCCACGGACGATGCTGCTGCGGCGGAGCGCGCGCTGCTTCCCAGATGGGAAGAGGCCGGCCGCGCTCGCGACCGCCATCGCGAGCTCGCCCATGCTGCCGAAACCGCCGCCCGCGAGCGCGACGAGGCTCTGCGCGACCTGGCTCGCGCGGACACGGAGCTTGCCGCCATCGCGCAAGCGGAGACGGAGCTTGCGCCGCTGCGCGCCCGCCTCGCGGACCTTCCCGGGGCGGCCACCGAGTGCGAGCGGCTGGCGGAGATGGCGCGCCGCGACGAGCGTCGCAAGGCGCTGGTCTCGCAACTGGCGGAGATGGAGGCGGAGCTGGAGCGCTCGCGCGAGCGCCTGGCGCAGCTGGAGAGCGCGCCGGATCTGGAGAAGCGGTATGCCGGCGAGCTGGACGCCCTGCGCGCCGACCGCTCGTCAGTCGAGGCGGAGCTGGAAGAGCGGAAGACGGCGTGGCTGCGCGACCGGCAGGACGCGCAGACCAAGCTGACGGCGTACCGCGACCGCGGCGTGGAGCTGAAGGAGCAGATCCGCAACATCCGCGAGCTCGGGGCCGAGGGGAAGTGTCCCACCTGCGGCCGGCCGGTGGGCGACGACTACGAGCGCCTGCTGGAAGAGCTGGAGGACCAGTGGGTGACGGTGGTGCAGGACGGCAAGTGGTGGAACAGCCGCGCCGAGCAGCTCGACGCGAAGCCCGAAGAGGTCGCAGAGCTGGAGACGCGGCTGAAGTCGCTCGTGGAGCAGGTGGACGACCGCGCCCGCAAGCACACGCGCTGCGAGGCCGCCGTGCAGGAGCTGAAGACCCTCCAGGCCGAGCGCGCCAAGCGTGAGACTCGGCGCGGCGAGCTTCGGGCCGAGCTGGAGACGATCCCCTCGGGCTACGACGCGGCGCTGCACGCCCAGGCCGACGCGCGTTTGAAGGAGCTTCGCCGCGTGGAGACGCAGGCCGCGCGGCTGGAGGAGACGGCCGCCCGCCGCCCCGCCCGCGAGCGTGACCGCACCGACGCCGCCGCGCGCGAGGCCGCCGCCGTCACCCGCGCCACGGCCGCCGCGACGGAAACCGCCGCGCTGGGCTTCTCCGAGCCCGCCTTCATTGCCCTGCGCGACGAGTACAACGCCGCGGGCGAGGCCAGGCGCGCGGCCGAGCTCCGGGCCACCGAGCTTCGCGGCCAGGTGAGTGCCGCCGAGCCGGGCCTCCAGGCCGCCCGCCGCGCCGAGGAGCAGTACCGCGAGCGGGCCCGCGAGGCCGAGGAGCGCGAGACCGACCTGCGCTACCACGAGGAGCTGGACCTGGCGTACACCGAGCTTCGCTCCGAGCTGAACTCCCAGGTGCGCCCGGAGCTTTCCGAGATCGCATCCGCCTTCCTCGCGCAGCTCACGGACGGACGCTACACG
This genomic interval from Longimicrobiaceae bacterium contains the following:
- a CDS encoding exonuclease SbcCD subunit D produces the protein MKIAHLADLHLGFRAYHRVTPRGVNVREADVADAFRRAVARVVDLRPDLVLVAGDVFHTVRPSNTAIADAFRQLCVLTESLPGVPVVMIAGNHDSPRSSDTGNILALFREIDGVTVVAEDCRPVHLPSIDTAVLCMPHNSLATEDVVTMQPDPAAKHNVLMLHGTVGGKVAEEKIRYVSEYGGAIVEDTAIGPERWDYVALGHYHIATDLAPNMWYAGAIERTSTNIWQEQGEKGFLLFDTQTKRADFHPVETRAVVDLPRISARGMTAAEVDEGIRAAVERVPGGIGAKIVRLVVADMPRHVVRELNHKRIREWKAEALHFHLDVRPPEVRRRAASGAPVRRQTLAEQVAGFLESHWTPTAAGIERERLVALGTEYVRRAEEG
- a CDS encoding SMC family ATPase → MRLISLRLRNFRQHADTRIEFRPGLTGIIGPNGAGKSTILEAIAWSIYGSAAARGTNDTIRFARAGNRARVEVELEFALGGHEYRVVRTLSNAEVFLDGGLAPVATTLGGSTAFLQQRLGMSREEFFNTYFTGQKELAFLATMGGTERGRFLSQVLGYERLRRAQDLARARRSELRSEIKGLRAALGDIEVLVTERLAAERRVGDALAAMKAATAATDDAAAAERALLPRWEEAGRARDRHRELAHAAETAARERDEALRDLARADTELAAIAQAETELAPLRARLADLPGAATECERLAEMARRDERRKALVSQLAEMEAELERSRERLAQLESAPDLEKRYAGELDALRADRSSVEAELEERKTAWLRDRQDAQTKLTAYRDRGVELKEQIRNIRELGAEGKCPTCGRPVGDDYERLLEELEDQWVTVVQDGKWWNSRAEQLDAKPEEVAELETRLKSLVEQVDDRARKHTRCEAAVQELKTLQAERAKRETRRGELRAELETIPSGYDAALHAQADARLKELRRVETQAARLEETAARRPARERDRTDAAAREAAAVTRATAAATETAALGFSEPAFIALRDEYNAAGEARRAAELRATELRGQVSAAEPGLQAARRAEEQYRERAREAEERETDLRYHEELDLAYTELRSELNSQVRPELSEIASAFLAQLTDGRYTAMEIDDGYNILVLDEGEEKPVISGGEEDVANLVLRLSLSQMIAERAGHPLSLLILDEVFGSLDVARRDNVVQLLHHLEDRFEQVILITHIEGIRESLDQVLRVDYDERAGTSIVREHSFSGEEMPEAELAAD